A genomic window from Klebsiella quasipneumoniae subsp. quasipneumoniae includes:
- a CDS encoding TRIC cation channel family protein: MLVYWLDIIGTAVFAISGVLLAGKLRMDPFGVLVLGVVTAVGGGTIRDMALANGPVFWVKDPTDLVVAMVTSMLTILLVRQPRRLPKWILPVLDAVGLAVFVGIGVNKAFLAGSGPLVAVCMGVVTGVGGGIIRDVLAREIPMILRTEIYATACIVGGIVHATAHDTFHLPLENSAMMGMVVTLAIRLAAIRWHLKLPTFALDDNGRS, encoded by the coding sequence ATGCTTGTCTATTGGCTGGATATTATTGGCACGGCCGTTTTCGCGATCTCCGGCGTTCTGCTGGCCGGAAAATTACGCATGGACCCGTTTGGCGTGCTGGTGTTAGGCGTGGTGACGGCGGTGGGCGGCGGAACCATCCGCGACATGGCGCTGGCGAATGGCCCGGTATTCTGGGTCAAAGATCCCACCGATCTGGTGGTGGCGATGGTCACCAGCATGCTGACCATCCTGCTGGTCCGCCAGCCGCGCCGGCTGCCGAAATGGATCCTGCCGGTGCTCGACGCCGTCGGTTTAGCGGTGTTTGTCGGCATCGGCGTGAATAAAGCCTTTCTCGCCGGCAGCGGCCCGCTGGTAGCGGTATGCATGGGGGTGGTGACCGGCGTTGGCGGCGGGATAATCCGCGACGTGCTGGCGCGCGAAATTCCTATGATTCTGCGCACCGAGATCTACGCCACCGCCTGTATTGTCGGCGGCATTGTCCACGCCACCGCGCACGACACCTTCCATCTCCCGCTGGAGAATTCGGCGATGATGGGGATGGTGGTGACCCTGGCGATCCGGCTGGCGGCGATCCGCTGGCATCTGAAGCTGCCGACGTTTGCCCTGGACGATAACGGACGGTCATAA
- the hemL gene encoding glutamate-1-semialdehyde 2,1-aminomutase codes for MSKSENLYHAARELIPGGVNSPVRAFTGVGGTPLFIERADGAYLYDVDGKAYIDYVGSWGPMVLGHNHPAIRNAVIEAASRGLSFGAPTEMEVKMAALVTELVPTMDMVRMVNSGTEATMSAIRLARGFTGRDKIIKFEGCYHGHADCLLVKAGSGALTLGQPNSPGVPADFAKHTLTCTYNDLASVRAAFEQYPQDIACIIVEPVAGNMNCIPPQPEFLPGLRALCDEFGALLIIDEVMTGFRVALAGAQAYYGVEPDLTCLGKIIGGGMPVGAFGGRREVMDALAPTGPVYQAGTLSGNPIAMAAGFACLSEVAQPGVHETLTELTNQLAQGLLDAARDAGIPLVVNNVGGMFGIFFTDAETVTCYQDVVKCDVERFKRFFHLMLEEGVYLAPSAFEAGFMSVAHSEEDIDNTIDAARRVFAKL; via the coding sequence ATGAGCAAATCTGAAAATCTGTACCACGCCGCGCGTGAACTGATCCCCGGCGGCGTTAACTCGCCGGTCCGCGCCTTCACCGGCGTCGGCGGCACCCCGCTGTTTATCGAACGCGCGGATGGCGCTTACCTCTATGACGTGGATGGGAAAGCCTATATCGATTATGTCGGCTCCTGGGGTCCGATGGTGCTGGGCCACAACCATCCGGCGATCCGCAACGCGGTGATCGAGGCGGCGTCCCGCGGCCTGAGCTTTGGCGCGCCGACCGAAATGGAAGTAAAAATGGCGGCGCTGGTGACCGAGCTGGTGCCGACCATGGATATGGTGCGCATGGTGAACTCCGGTACCGAAGCCACCATGAGCGCGATTCGCCTGGCGCGCGGCTTCACCGGCCGCGACAAGATCATCAAGTTCGAAGGCTGCTACCACGGCCATGCCGACTGCCTGCTGGTGAAAGCCGGTTCCGGCGCGCTGACCCTCGGCCAGCCGAACTCGCCGGGCGTGCCGGCTGATTTCGCCAAACATACCCTGACCTGCACCTATAACGACCTCGCCTCCGTGCGCGCGGCGTTCGAGCAGTATCCGCAGGATATCGCCTGCATCATCGTCGAGCCGGTCGCCGGGAACATGAACTGCATTCCGCCGCAGCCGGAGTTCCTGCCGGGCCTGCGCGCGTTGTGCGACGAATTTGGCGCCCTGCTGATCATCGACGAAGTGATGACCGGCTTCCGCGTGGCGCTGGCGGGCGCGCAGGCTTATTACGGCGTGGAGCCGGATCTGACCTGTCTCGGGAAAATCATCGGCGGCGGGATGCCGGTAGGCGCCTTCGGCGGCCGTCGCGAGGTGATGGACGCGCTGGCGCCCACCGGTCCGGTCTACCAGGCCGGAACCCTCTCCGGTAACCCGATCGCCATGGCCGCCGGCTTCGCCTGCTTAAGCGAAGTGGCGCAGCCGGGCGTGCATGAAACCCTCACCGAGCTGACCAACCAGCTGGCGCAAGGCCTGCTGGATGCGGCGCGTGACGCCGGGATCCCGCTGGTGGTCAATAACGTCGGCGGCATGTTCGGCATCTTCTTTACCGATGCCGAAACCGTCACCTGCTATCAGGACGTGGTGAAGTGCGATGTCGAACGCTTCAAGCGCTTCTTCCATCTGATGCTGGAGGAAGGCGTGTACCTGGCGCCGTCAGCGTTTGAGGCTGGCTTTATGTCCGTCGCCCACAGCGAAGAAGATATCGACAATACCATCGACGCCGCGCGTCGGGTATTTGCCAAACTGTAA
- the erpA gene encoding iron-sulfur cluster insertion protein ErpA: MSDDVALPLEFTEAAANKVKHLIADEDNPNLKLRVYITGGGCSGFQYGFTFDDQVNEGDMTIEKQGVGLVVDPMSLQYLVGGSVDYTEGLEGSRFIVTNPNAKSTCGCGSSFSV; encoded by the coding sequence ATGAGTGATGACGTAGCGTTGCCGCTGGAGTTTACCGAAGCCGCAGCCAATAAAGTAAAACACCTGATTGCGGATGAAGATAATCCGAACCTGAAACTGCGCGTATATATCACCGGCGGCGGTTGCAGCGGTTTCCAGTATGGCTTCACCTTCGACGATCAGGTGAACGAAGGGGATATGACCATTGAGAAACAGGGTGTCGGCCTGGTGGTTGACCCGATGAGCCTGCAGTACCTGGTCGGCGGCTCTGTCGACTATACCGAAGGGCTGGAAGGTTCGCGCTTTATCGTGACCAACCCGAACGCGAAAAGCACCTGCGGCTGCGGGTCCTCGTTCAGCGTTTAA
- the clcA gene encoding H(+)/Cl(-) exchange transporter ClcA, giving the protein MKAETPSFEAHQFVRVRRGDAVRRLIQRDKTPLAVLFMAAVVGTLAGLVGVAFEKSVNWVQNQRIGALAQVADHWYLVWPLAFILSALLAMVGYFLVRRFAPEAGGSGIPEIEGALEELRPVRWWRVLPVKFIGGMGTLGAGMVLGREGPMVQLGGNIGRMVLDIFRMRSPEARHTLLATGAASGLSAAFNAPLAGILFIIEEMRPQFRYNLISIKAVFTGVIMSSIVFRIFNGEAAIIEVGKLSNAPVNTLWLYLVLGMLFGCFGPLFNFLVLRTQDLFQRIHGGNIKKWVLIGGGIGGLCGLLGLMQPSAVGGGFNLIPIAAAGNFSVGLLLFIFIARVVTTLICFSSGAPGGIFAPMLALGTLLGTAFGMAAIPLFPSYHLDAGTFAIAGMGALLAASVRAPLTGIVLVLEMTDNYQLILPMIITCLGATLLAQFLGGKPLYSTILQRTLAKQEAEQAAKAQQAPRENT; this is encoded by the coding sequence ATGAAAGCAGAAACTCCCTCTTTTGAGGCACATCAGTTCGTGCGGGTGCGTCGCGGCGATGCGGTGCGCCGGTTGATTCAGCGCGATAAAACGCCGCTGGCGGTGCTGTTTATGGCGGCGGTGGTCGGCACGCTGGCCGGGCTGGTGGGCGTGGCGTTTGAGAAGAGCGTGAACTGGGTGCAGAACCAGCGGATCGGCGCGCTGGCGCAGGTGGCGGACCACTGGTATCTGGTCTGGCCGCTGGCGTTTATCTTGTCGGCGCTGCTGGCGATGGTCGGCTATTTCCTCGTGCGCCGTTTTGCGCCGGAGGCTGGCGGATCGGGGATCCCGGAAATCGAAGGGGCGCTGGAGGAGCTGCGGCCAGTGCGCTGGTGGCGCGTGCTGCCGGTGAAATTCATCGGCGGCATGGGGACCCTGGGCGCCGGAATGGTGCTGGGACGCGAGGGGCCGATGGTGCAGCTTGGCGGCAACATTGGACGCATGGTGCTGGATATTTTCCGCATGCGCAGTCCGGAAGCGCGGCACACGCTGCTGGCGACCGGTGCGGCGTCGGGGCTCTCAGCGGCCTTTAACGCGCCGCTGGCCGGTATCCTGTTTATCATTGAAGAGATGCGCCCGCAGTTCCGCTACAACCTGATCTCCATTAAAGCGGTATTTACCGGCGTGATCATGTCGAGCATTGTGTTTCGCATTTTCAACGGCGAGGCGGCAATTATAGAGGTGGGCAAGCTGAGCAATGCCCCGGTGAATACCCTGTGGCTGTACCTGGTGCTGGGGATGCTGTTTGGCTGCTTTGGCCCGTTGTTTAATTTTCTGGTGCTACGCACCCAGGATCTGTTCCAGCGCATTCACGGCGGCAACATCAAAAAATGGGTGTTAATTGGCGGGGGCATCGGCGGGCTTTGCGGCCTGCTGGGGCTGATGCAGCCCTCCGCGGTGGGCGGTGGCTTTAACCTGATCCCCATCGCCGCCGCCGGTAACTTCTCCGTCGGTTTGCTGCTGTTCATCTTTATTGCCCGCGTGGTGACCACGCTGATCTGCTTCTCTTCCGGCGCGCCGGGCGGCATTTTCGCTCCGATGCTGGCGCTCGGCACGCTGCTGGGCACGGCGTTCGGCATGGCGGCTATTCCGCTGTTTCCGTCCTACCATCTCGATGCCGGCACCTTCGCCATCGCCGGTATGGGGGCGCTGCTCGCCGCCTCGGTGCGCGCGCCGCTGACCGGGATTGTGCTGGTGCTGGAGATGACCGATAACTATCAGCTCATTTTGCCAATGATTATTACCTGCCTTGGCGCAACACTACTGGCGCAATTCCTCGGCGGTAAGCCTTTGTATTCGACCATTCTGCAACGTACTCTGGCGAAGCAGGAGGCCGAGCAGGCGGCAAAAGCGCAGCAGGCACCCCGGGAGAATACTTGA
- the cdaR gene encoding DNA-binding transcriptional regulator CdaR, with translation MAGWHLDTKMAQDIVARTMRIIDTNINVMDARGRIIGSGDRERIGELHEGALLVLSQGRVVDIDDAVARHLHGVRQGINLPLRLEGEIVGVIGLTGEPESLRKYGELVCMTAEMMLEQSRLMHLLAQDSRLREELVMNLIQAEEHTPALNEWAQRLGIDLNQPRVVAMIEVDSGQLGVDSAMAELQQLQNALTTPDRNNLVAIVSLTEMVVLKPALNSFGRWDADDHVRRVEQLIARMKENGQLRFRVALGNFFTGPGSIARSYRTARTTMMVGKQRMPESRCYFYQDLMLPVLLDSLRGGWQANELARPLARLKTMDNNGLLRRTLQAWFRHNVQPLATSKALFIHRNTLEYRLNRISELTGLDLGSFDDRLLLYIALQLDEQR, from the coding sequence ATGGCTGGCTGGCATCTCGATACCAAAATGGCGCAGGATATTGTGGCGCGGACGATGCGCATCATCGATACCAACATCAACGTGATGGATGCCCGCGGGCGGATTATCGGCAGCGGCGATCGGGAAAGGATTGGTGAATTGCACGAAGGCGCGCTGCTGGTGCTTTCCCAGGGGCGGGTGGTGGATATCGACGACGCGGTGGCTCGCCATCTGCACGGGGTGCGCCAGGGCATTAACCTGCCGCTGCGCCTGGAGGGGGAGATCGTCGGGGTGATCGGCCTGACCGGCGAGCCGGAGTCGCTGCGAAAATATGGCGAGCTGGTGTGCATGACGGCAGAGATGATGCTGGAGCAGTCGCGACTGATGCATCTCCTGGCGCAGGACAGCCGTCTGCGCGAAGAGCTGGTGATGAACCTGATTCAGGCGGAAGAGCATACCCCGGCGCTGAACGAATGGGCTCAGCGATTAGGCATCGATCTGAATCAGCCGCGCGTGGTGGCGATGATTGAGGTGGATAGCGGCCAGCTCGGCGTAGACAGCGCGATGGCGGAACTACAGCAGCTGCAGAACGCGCTGACCACGCCCGATCGCAATAATCTCGTGGCCATTGTCTCGCTCACGGAAATGGTGGTGCTGAAACCGGCGCTGAACAGCTTTGGCCGCTGGGACGCCGACGATCATGTCCGGCGCGTCGAGCAGCTTATCGCCAGGATGAAAGAGAATGGCCAGCTCCGTTTCCGCGTGGCGTTGGGCAACTTCTTCACCGGCCCCGGGAGTATCGCCCGCTCTTATCGTACCGCTCGCACGACGATGATGGTGGGCAAGCAGCGGATGCCGGAGAGCCGCTGCTATTTCTATCAGGATCTGATGCTGCCGGTGCTGCTTGACAGCCTGCGCGGCGGCTGGCAGGCCAATGAGCTGGCCCGTCCGCTGGCGCGTCTCAAGACAATGGATAACAACGGGCTGCTGCGGCGAACGCTGCAGGCGTGGTTTCGCCATAACGTGCAGCCGCTGGCGACGTCGAAGGCGCTGTTTATTCATCGCAATACGCTGGAGTACCGGTTGAATCGTATCTCGGAGCTGACGGGGCTGGATCTTGGCAGCTTTGACGACCGGCTGCTGCTGTATATCGCGCTGCAGCTGGATGAACAACGCTAA
- the dgt gene encoding dGTPase, protein MAKIDFRNKINWRRRFRSPPRVETERDILRIFESDRGRIVNSPAIRRLQQKTQVFPLERNAAVRTRLTHSLEVQQVGRYIAKEVLSRLKEQRLLEEYGLEELTGPFESVVEMACLMHDIGNPPFGHFGEAAINDWFRQRLAPGDALGQPLTDDRCEVQALRLQEGETSLNALRRKVRQDLCCFEGNAQGIRLVHTLMRMNLTWAQVGCILKYTRPAWWSEATPASHSYLMKKPGYYLAEEEYVARLRKELDLAPYNRFPLTWIMEAADDISYCVADLEDAVEKRIFSAEQLYQHLYDAWGRHEKGSLFSQVVENAWEKSRANSLKQSAEDQFFMYLRVNTLNKLVPYAARRFIDNLPAIFTGDFNHALLEDDSDCSQLLELYKNVAIKQVFSHPDVEQLELQGYRVISGLLDIYQPLLKLSLEDFSELVAQERVRRLPIASRLYQKLSTRHRLAYVEAVNKLARAAPEFALMEYYYRCRLIQDYISGMTDLYAWDEYRRLMAVE, encoded by the coding sequence ATGGCAAAGATTGATTTTCGCAACAAGATAAACTGGCGTCGACGCTTCCGTTCGCCGCCGCGTGTCGAGACGGAGCGCGACATCCTGCGGATCTTCGAAAGCGATCGGGGACGGATCGTCAACTCGCCGGCCATCCGTCGCTTACAGCAAAAAACTCAGGTCTTCCCGCTGGAGCGCAACGCAGCGGTGCGTACCCGTCTGACCCACTCGCTGGAGGTGCAGCAGGTGGGGCGTTATATCGCCAAAGAGGTACTGAGCCGGCTGAAAGAGCAGAGGCTGCTGGAAGAGTATGGCCTGGAAGAGCTGACCGGGCCATTCGAGAGCGTCGTGGAGATGGCCTGCCTGATGCACGATATCGGCAACCCGCCGTTTGGCCATTTTGGCGAGGCGGCGATTAACGACTGGTTCCGCCAGCGTCTGGCGCCCGGCGATGCGCTCGGGCAGCCGCTGACCGACGATCGCTGTGAAGTGCAGGCATTACGCCTGCAGGAGGGGGAAACGTCGCTTAACGCGCTGCGCCGCAAAGTGCGCCAGGATCTCTGCTGCTTTGAGGGCAACGCCCAGGGCATTCGTCTGGTCCATACGCTGATGCGCATGAATCTGACCTGGGCGCAGGTCGGCTGTATTCTGAAATATACTCGTCCGGCGTGGTGGTCCGAGGCGACGCCAGCCAGCCACAGTTATTTAATGAAGAAGCCTGGCTACTATTTAGCCGAAGAGGAGTATGTGGCGCGCCTGCGTAAAGAACTGGATCTGGCGCCTTACAATCGGTTCCCATTAACCTGGATTATGGAAGCCGCGGATGACATCTCATATTGCGTCGCGGATCTCGAGGACGCGGTGGAAAAACGTATTTTCAGCGCTGAGCAGCTTTATCAGCATCTTTACGACGCCTGGGGCCGCCATGAAAAAGGATCGTTATTCTCGCAGGTGGTGGAAAATGCCTGGGAGAAATCACGAGCCAATTCCCTGAAGCAGAGCGCGGAAGATCAGTTTTTTATGTATTTGCGGGTGAACACGCTGAATAAGCTGGTGCCCTACGCGGCGCGCCGATTTATTGACAACCTGCCGGCCATCTTTACGGGCGACTTTAATCATGCGCTGCTCGAGGACGACAGCGATTGCAGTCAACTGCTGGAGCTTTATAAAAATGTAGCGATTAAACAGGTGTTTAGCCATCCGGATGTCGAGCAGCTGGAATTGCAGGGCTACCGGGTGATCAGCGGCCTGCTGGATATCTATCAGCCGCTGCTGAAATTATCACTGGAGGATTTCAGCGAATTAGTGGCGCAGGAGCGGGTACGGCGTTTACCCATTGCCTCCCGGCTGTATCAGAAACTTTCAACCCGCCACCGGCTGGCCTATGTGGAAGCGGTAAATAAGCTCGCGCGCGCAGCGCCTGAATTTGCGCTGATGGAATACTATTATCGCTGCCGTCTGATTCAGGATTATATCAGCGGGATGACGGATTTATATGCGTGGGATGAATATCGACGACTGATGGCGGTGGAATAG
- the btuF gene encoding vitamin B12 ABC transporter substrate-binding protein BtuF — protein MAKSLSFALAALLLLAPAWLLAAPRVIALSPANTELAFAAGITPVGVSSYSDYPPQAKTIEQVASWQGMNLERIVALKPDLVLAWRGGNAERQVNQLQSLGIHVLWVQTSTIEEIIATLRQLAKWSPQPEKAQQAAQAMQQEYDALKARYASAPKKRVFLQFGSAPLFTSGPGSIQDQVLRLCGGENIFAASRVPWPQVSREQVLARQPQAIVVTGDASRIAEAQRFWQHQLTISLIALHSDWFERASPRIILAAKQLCAALDQVK, from the coding sequence GTGGCTAAGTCGCTCTCCTTCGCGCTTGCCGCGCTGCTGTTACTCGCCCCGGCGTGGCTGCTGGCCGCGCCGCGGGTGATCGCCCTCTCCCCCGCCAATACCGAACTGGCCTTTGCCGCCGGGATCACGCCGGTCGGCGTCAGTAGCTATTCCGATTATCCGCCGCAGGCCAAAACGATTGAGCAGGTTGCCAGCTGGCAGGGGATGAACCTGGAGCGCATCGTAGCGTTAAAGCCAGACCTGGTGCTGGCCTGGCGCGGCGGTAATGCCGAACGTCAGGTTAACCAGCTGCAGTCGCTGGGGATCCACGTCCTCTGGGTGCAGACTTCGACCATCGAAGAGATCATCGCCACCCTGCGTCAACTGGCGAAGTGGAGCCCGCAGCCGGAAAAAGCGCAGCAGGCGGCGCAGGCGATGCAGCAGGAATACGATGCACTGAAAGCGCGCTATGCCAGCGCGCCGAAGAAACGCGTCTTCCTGCAGTTCGGTTCCGCCCCGCTGTTCACCAGCGGCCCCGGCTCGATTCAGGATCAGGTGCTGAGGCTGTGCGGCGGCGAGAATATCTTTGCCGCCAGCCGTGTTCCCTGGCCGCAGGTGAGCCGCGAACAGGTGCTGGCCCGTCAGCCGCAGGCGATTGTGGTGACCGGCGACGCCAGCCGCATCGCCGAGGCGCAGCGCTTTTGGCAACATCAGCTCACCATTTCGTTGATTGCGTTACACAGCGACTGGTTTGAACGCGCAAGCCCACGTATTATCCTCGCCGCCAAACAACTTTGCGCGGCGCTCGACCAGGTAAAATAA
- the mtnN gene encoding 5'-methylthioadenosine/S-adenosylhomocysteine nucleosidase — protein sequence MKIGIIGAMEEEVTLLRDKIENRQTITIGGSEIYTGQLHGVDVALLKSGIGKVAAAMGATLLLERCQPDVIINTGSAGGLASTLKVGDIVVSDEARYHDADVTAFGYEYGQLPGCPAGFKADEKLVAAAESCINALDLNAVRGLIVSGDAFINGSVGLAKIRHNFPQAIAVEMEATAIAHVCHNFKVPFVVVRAISDVADQQSHLSFEEFLAVAARQSTLMVENLVQNLARG from the coding sequence ATGAAAATTGGCATTATTGGCGCTATGGAAGAGGAAGTTACCCTTCTGCGCGACAAAATCGAAAACCGCCAGACTATCACTATTGGCGGGAGCGAAATCTATACCGGCCAACTTCACGGCGTTGACGTCGCGCTGCTGAAGTCTGGTATCGGGAAAGTGGCGGCGGCGATGGGCGCGACCCTGCTGCTGGAGCGTTGCCAGCCTGACGTGATCATTAATACCGGCTCAGCCGGCGGCCTGGCGTCGACGCTGAAGGTCGGCGATATCGTCGTCTCCGATGAAGCGCGCTACCACGACGCCGACGTCACCGCCTTCGGTTATGAGTACGGCCAGCTGCCTGGCTGCCCGGCGGGCTTTAAAGCGGACGAAAAACTGGTGGCCGCCGCGGAGAGCTGCATTAACGCGTTAGATCTCAATGCCGTTCGCGGCCTGATCGTCAGCGGCGATGCCTTCATTAACGGCTCTGTCGGTCTGGCGAAGATCCGCCATAATTTCCCGCAGGCGATCGCTGTGGAAATGGAAGCGACCGCTATCGCTCACGTTTGCCATAACTTTAAGGTTCCCTTCGTGGTGGTTCGCGCCATCTCCGATGTGGCCGACCAGCAGTCTCACCTCAGCTTTGAGGAGTTCCTTGCGGTCGCCGCCCGACAGTCCACCCTGATGGTGGAGAATCTGGTCCAGAACCTGGCACGTGGCTAA
- the degP gene encoding serine endoprotease DegP, protein MKKTTLAMSALALSLGLALSPLSASAAETASSATNAQQMPSLAPMLEKVMPSVVSINVEGSTTVNTPRMPRNFQQFFGDNSPFCQDGSPFQSSPFCQGGGQGGQPDGGQQQKFMALGSGVIIDAAKGYVVTNNHVVDNATTIKVQLSDGRKFDAKVVGKDPRSDIALIQIQDPKNLTAIKLADSDALRVGDYTVAIGNPFGLGETVTSGIVSALGRSGLNVENYENFIQTDAAINRGNSGGALVNLNGELIGINTAILAPDGGNIGIGFAIPSNMVKNLTEQMVKYGQVKRGELGIMGTELNSELAKAMKVDAQRGAFVSQVMPGSAAAKAGIKAGDVITSLNGKAISSFAALRAQVGTMPIGSKVELGLLRDGKPVTVTVELQQSNQTQVDSSTIFNGIEGAEMSNKGQDKGVVVNNVKAGTPAAQIGLKKGDIIVGANQQPVKNIADLRKIFDAKPSVLALNIQRGDASIYLLLQ, encoded by the coding sequence ATGAAAAAAACCACGTTAGCAATGAGTGCACTGGCTCTGAGTTTAGGTCTGGCATTGTCCCCGCTCTCTGCGAGCGCGGCGGAAACGGCATCTTCGGCCACTAACGCGCAGCAGATGCCAAGCCTGGCCCCGATGCTGGAGAAAGTGATGCCGTCGGTGGTGAGCATTAACGTTGAAGGTAGCACCACCGTTAATACCCCACGGATGCCGCGTAACTTCCAGCAGTTCTTTGGCGATAACTCGCCGTTCTGCCAGGATGGTTCTCCATTCCAGAGTTCGCCGTTTTGCCAGGGCGGCGGACAGGGCGGTCAGCCTGACGGCGGCCAGCAGCAGAAATTCATGGCGCTGGGCTCCGGCGTGATTATTGATGCGGCCAAAGGGTATGTGGTGACCAACAACCACGTCGTGGACAACGCCACCACGATTAAGGTCCAGCTGAGCGATGGTCGTAAGTTTGATGCCAAAGTCGTGGGTAAAGACCCGCGCTCTGATATCGCGCTGATTCAGATTCAGGATCCGAAAAACCTGACGGCAATTAAGCTTGCCGACTCTGACGCGCTGCGCGTCGGCGACTACACCGTGGCTATCGGTAACCCGTTCGGTCTGGGCGAAACCGTGACCTCCGGGATTGTTTCCGCGCTGGGTCGTAGCGGCCTGAACGTGGAAAACTACGAAAACTTTATCCAGACCGATGCGGCGATTAACCGCGGGAACTCCGGCGGCGCGCTGGTGAATCTCAACGGCGAGCTGATCGGCATCAACACCGCCATTCTGGCGCCGGACGGCGGCAACATCGGTATCGGTTTTGCTATCCCGAGCAACATGGTGAAAAACCTGACCGAGCAGATGGTGAAATATGGCCAGGTGAAACGCGGCGAGCTCGGCATCATGGGCACCGAACTGAACTCTGAGCTGGCGAAAGCGATGAAAGTCGACGCCCAGCGCGGCGCCTTCGTCAGCCAGGTGATGCCGGGATCGGCGGCCGCGAAAGCGGGCATTAAAGCCGGCGACGTGATCACCTCCCTCAACGGGAAGGCGATCAGCAGCTTCGCCGCGCTGCGTGCTCAGGTCGGCACCATGCCTATCGGCAGCAAGGTTGAGCTTGGCCTGCTGCGCGATGGCAAACCGGTGACCGTCACCGTCGAACTGCAGCAGAGCAACCAGACCCAGGTTGACTCCAGCACCATCTTCAACGGGATTGAAGGGGCGGAAATGAGCAACAAGGGTCAGGACAAAGGCGTGGTGGTCAATAATGTGAAAGCCGGCACCCCGGCGGCGCAGATTGGCCTCAAGAAAGGCGACATCATTGTCGGGGCCAACCAGCAGCCGGTGAAAAACATCGCCGATCTGCGGAAAATCTTCGACGCCAAACCGTCCGTGCTGGCGCTGAACATTCAGCGCGGCGACGCCTCTATCTACCTGCTGCTGCAGTAA